One genomic segment of Rivularia sp. PCC 7116 includes these proteins:
- a CDS encoding N-6 DNA methylase, whose protein sequence is MVSRKNRRSENRCRYYVRREAQRRGWDLRYVGSGGDVLEEQEIEAYFADVGLKGDRPDFLFCLAGNPTIIVEAKNQAGKLKQAQKQAQDYANKINAAGKYKIKLAVAAAGEEDKGFEISVSFLTNQGWTALTSNKFALTTFPSIAEVETALKAEDGSTTVSVPSQAEFVDAAIETSRILRTAKIEAPLRPKVIGAVVLAMYEGQIDNTASHVLQSVNELVKSAIDSLQQQSQLSRERLKDALRLSGADFNRLAPYIGRIVNTLNRLNVRSVIQTDADFLGMFYEAFLRYGYDNNALGIVFTPRHITRMCVDLIQVSVRDKVIDISAGTGGFLVSAFDAMKQKVRSAAEMEKVKDSIMGFDTNPTVWALSVLNMLFRGDGKSHIYNESCFDDDAFAAIHRKCTRAFLNPPFSQDEEPEYLFIDRAMEALEPGGLMAVVVYAGIFADKDHNLWRQRFLLKHKLLAIISLPEDLFYPTAAPSSIMIAEAHVPLAKTDRVFMARIWNDGYEKLKGKRVERSGNQIDEVVSQFHAFMQGKPVTSELVTTIGGADILP, encoded by the coding sequence ATGGTTTCCCGAAAAAATCGCAGATCCGAAAACCGATGTCGCTATTATGTCCGACGGGAAGCCCAGCGTCGTGGTTGGGATTTGCGCTATGTCGGTAGCGGTGGGGATGTTCTCGAAGAGCAAGAAATTGAAGCTTATTTTGCTGATGTTGGACTTAAAGGCGATCGCCCCGATTTTCTTTTCTGTTTGGCTGGAAACCCTACCATCATAGTCGAGGCAAAGAATCAAGCCGGAAAGCTAAAACAAGCGCAAAAACAAGCCCAAGATTACGCTAACAAAATTAATGCGGCAGGCAAATATAAGATTAAATTAGCAGTTGCTGCTGCTGGAGAAGAAGATAAGGGATTTGAAATTAGTGTATCTTTTCTAACTAATCAGGGATGGACTGCTCTCACCTCAAATAAATTTGCTTTAACTACTTTTCCATCTATAGCAGAAGTTGAGACTGCATTAAAAGCAGAAGATGGTTCGACAACGGTAAGCGTACCTTCACAAGCAGAGTTTGTTGATGCAGCCATTGAAACCAGTCGCATTCTCCGCACGGCAAAAATTGAAGCTCCACTTCGCCCTAAAGTAATTGGTGCTGTAGTGCTGGCAATGTATGAGGGGCAAATTGATAATACAGCTTCTCATGTATTGCAGTCAGTCAACGAGTTAGTCAAAAGTGCAATTGATAGCCTACAGCAACAGTCGCAACTAAGCAGAGAAAGACTTAAAGATGCATTGCGCTTATCCGGTGCAGATTTCAATCGTCTGGCACCGTATATAGGTAGAATTGTCAACACATTAAACCGGCTTAACGTTCGTTCGGTAATTCAAACAGATGCCGATTTTTTAGGAATGTTCTACGAAGCTTTCTTGCGTTATGGCTATGATAATAATGCTCTGGGTATTGTATTTACACCGCGACATATCACCCGCATGTGTGTAGACTTAATTCAAGTCAGCGTCAGAGATAAAGTTATTGATATTTCTGCTGGTACGGGTGGCTTTCTAGTTTCTGCTTTTGATGCCATGAAGCAAAAAGTTCGTAGTGCGGCGGAAATGGAAAAAGTCAAAGATTCAATCATGGGCTTCGATACAAATCCTACAGTTTGGGCGCTTTCAGTTCTAAATATGCTGTTTCGGGGAGATGGCAAGAGTCATATTTACAACGAAAGCTGCTTTGACGACGATGCTTTTGCAGCTATTCATCGTAAATGTACTAGAGCATTTCTTAACCCACCCTTTTCTCAAGATGAAGAACCAGAATACCTATTTATTGATAGAGCAATGGAAGCTTTAGAACCAGGTGGATTAATGGCAGTAGTAGTATACGCTGGTATATTTGCTGACAAAGACCATAATTTATGGCGACAGCGCTTCTTACTCAAACATAAACTGCTTGCTATTATCAGCCTTCCCGAAGACTTGTTTTATCCAACAGCAGCACCAAGTTCGATTATGATTGCTGAAGCTCATGTTCCCCTTGCCAAAACCGATAGAGTTTTCATGGCTAGAATTTGGAATGATGGATACGAGAAACTTAAAGGCAAGCGAGTTGAACGCAGCGGCAATCAAATTGATGAAGTGGTAAGTCAATTTCATGCCTTTATGCAGGGTAAACCCGTGACTTCTGAATTAGTAACTACCATCGGAGGAGCCGACATCCTTCCATGA
- a CDS encoding DUF427 domain-containing protein, which translates to MSKATWNGAVLAESDKTVMVEGNHYFPAESINKEYFKESDKHSMCPWKGTANYYNIEVNGEVNKDAAWYYPSAKEKAKHFENYVAFWRGVKVEN; encoded by the coding sequence ATGTCAAAAGCAACTTGGAATGGTGCAGTCTTAGCCGAAAGCGATAAAACCGTGATGGTGGAAGGAAATCATTACTTCCCCGCAGAATCTATTAATAAAGAGTATTTCAAGGAAAGCGATAAGCATAGTATGTGCCCTTGGAAAGGTACTGCTAACTACTACAATATTGAAGTTAACGGAGAAGTGAATAAAGACGCTGCTTGGTATTATCCTAGTGCCAAAGAAAAAGCAAAACATTTTGAAAATTATGTTGCTTTTTGGCGTGGTGTAAAGGTCGAAAATTGA
- a CDS encoding 4a-hydroxytetrahydrobiopterin dehydratase: protein MGNLKQQKCDACTGDSPAVTEEEISKLHPEIPEWNIKEENGEKRLERVFKFSDFKSALNFTNKVGEEAENQEHHPALVTEYGKVTVMWWTHAIGGLHRNDFIMAAKTDEIAAKSR from the coding sequence ATGGGAAACCTTAAGCAACAAAAATGCGATGCCTGTACCGGTGATTCACCTGCTGTTACCGAGGAAGAGATAAGCAAACTTCACCCAGAAATTCCGGAATGGAATATTAAGGAAGAAAATGGTGAAAAGCGTTTAGAACGAGTTTTCAAATTTTCTGATTTCAAGTCAGCTTTGAATTTTACCAATAAAGTTGGCGAAGAAGCGGAAAATCAGGAACATCACCCAGCTTTAGTCACCGAATACGGCAAAGTTACCGTTATGTGGTGGACTCATGCAATTGGAGGGTTACACCGCAACGATTTTATTATGGCAGCCAAAACAGACGAGATTGCTGCAAAATCGAGATAA
- a CDS encoding Uma2 family endonuclease, with protein MTQTPDKIRWTIADLEVLAADEWKRYEIIDGELFVSRAPHIRHQGVGGRIYANIFNWSEQTNLGQPFFTPGIIFSDADNVIPDVVWISNERLEQLVDDEGHLTGAPELVVEVLSAGNVNERRDKEAKLKLYSIKGVKEYWIVDWRLRQIEVYRRENALLVLVATLIEDDEITSPILPGFNCDIQKFFN; from the coding sequence ATGACTCAAACACCAGATAAAATCCGTTGGACAATAGCTGACTTAGAAGTTTTAGCAGCAGACGAATGGAAACGTTATGAAATTATTGACGGGGAATTATTTGTGAGTCGCGCTCCACACATTCGTCACCAAGGTGTTGGTGGACGTATTTATGCTAATATTTTCAACTGGTCTGAACAAACAAATTTAGGTCAGCCCTTTTTTACTCCCGGAATTATATTTTCTGATGCTGATAATGTGATTCCCGATGTAGTTTGGATTAGCAATGAAAGATTAGAGCAATTAGTTGATGATGAAGGACATTTAACAGGTGCCCCGGAATTAGTTGTTGAAGTTCTTTCTGCCGGAAATGTCAACGAAAGACGCGATAAAGAAGCTAAGTTAAAGCTTTACTCTATTAAAGGAGTGAAAGAATATTGGATTGTAGATTGGCGATTGCGACAAATAGAAGTTTACCGTCGTGAAAATGCTTTGTTAGTGTTAGTTGCAACGCTCATAGAAGATGATGAAATAACTTCGCCAATTTTGCCGGGGTTTAATTGTGATATTCAGAAGTTTTTCAATTAA
- a CDS encoding GNAT family N-acetyltransferase, producing MNIPILETNRLILRGFCEQDLDAYAQMCADEEVMRYIGKGKVLSRAESWRSMAAIIGHWYFRGYGLWAVEERKSGEMIGRIGCWKPEGWIGLEVGWSLRRNFWGRGFATEAGKASMDFAFTKLQQSHVISLIRPDNAASRKVAEKLGEKLEGETKVLGNKAVVYGISREEWEKLGSEGF from the coding sequence ATGAATATTCCCATCCTTGAAACCAACCGTCTAATTTTGCGCGGATTTTGCGAACAAGATTTAGATGCTTATGCTCAAATGTGCGCTGATGAAGAAGTTATGCGCTACATCGGTAAAGGCAAAGTATTATCTCGTGCCGAATCTTGGCGCAGTATGGCAGCAATAATAGGTCATTGGTACTTCCGTGGATATGGTTTGTGGGCTGTTGAAGAACGGAAAAGCGGTGAAATGATAGGTAGAATTGGCTGCTGGAAACCCGAAGGTTGGATTGGTTTAGAAGTTGGTTGGAGCTTGCGACGAAATTTTTGGGGACGTGGTTTTGCAACCGAAGCGGGAAAAGCTTCGATGGATTTTGCATTTACAAAGTTGCAGCAATCTCATGTAATTAGTTTGATTCGTCCAGATAATGCAGCATCGAGGAAAGTTGCTGAGAAATTAGGAGAAAAGTTAGAAGGAGAAACAAAAGTTTTAGGTAACAAAGCAGTAGTTTATGGAATTAGTCGCGAAGAGTGGGAGAAACTTGGAAGTGAAGGCTTCTGA
- a CDS encoding pentapeptide repeat-containing protein, with protein sequence MKELLYRLIGFKSKQEQNVLLFDSPNAAADIAFMLGGDRDDCNGVVLEKVDEIAINTAANLIQAKWCYQGATQAILERFTTDELLRRYSIGDRYFYNANLRCAQLCSLNLTDINLSYAKLNFADLRQTNLSQADLISADMTQANLSDCNLSQSTLLRANLQNANLSGANLKGANLNYACLDNVNLSEADLRGAKLSYTDLKSANLDGAIFDDEYSHP encoded by the coding sequence ATGAAAGAATTACTATACAGATTAATTGGTTTCAAAAGCAAGCAAGAACAAAATGTTTTATTGTTTGACTCACCTAATGCGGCTGCTGATATTGCCTTTATGTTAGGTGGCGATCGCGATGACTGTAATGGTGTGGTATTAGAAAAAGTTGATGAAATTGCTATTAATACTGCTGCGAATCTAATACAAGCAAAATGGTGTTACCAAGGTGCAACTCAAGCAATTTTAGAAAGATTTACGACTGATGAGCTTTTAAGGCGTTATTCAATTGGAGATAGGTATTTTTATAACGCTAATTTGAGATGTGCCCAACTTTGTTCGCTGAATTTAACTGATATAAACTTGAGTTACGCTAAATTAAATTTTGCTGATTTGCGTCAAACAAACCTCAGTCAAGCTGATTTAATCTCAGCAGATATGACTCAGGCAAATTTAAGCGATTGTAACTTGAGTCAATCGACATTGTTAAGAGCGAACTTGCAGAATGCAAACTTATCTGGTGCAAATCTTAAAGGGGCAAACTTAAATTATGCTTGTTTGGATAACGTTAACTTGAGCGAAGCAGATTTAAGAGGAGCCAAACTTTCTTATACAGATTTGAAAAGCGCTAACTTAGACGGAGCGATTTTTGATGATGAATATTCCCATCCTTGA
- a CDS encoding sodium/glutamate symporter: protein MFQLIDVFWAYTLIAILILVGRFIRQRVGILKSLFIPSSVVAGVVALLLGPSALGAVIKNTVAADSTLVNGIFPEAILTVWSKSPGIFINIVFATLFLGQIIPGWRTIWQQASPQAAFGQILGWGQYVIGLILGITVLTPIFQLPPIAASLIEVAFEGGHGTSAGMADTFQELGFPEAADLSLTLATIGLVSGIIIGTWLIDWGRRTGRIQLQPHDDISSEIDQNSIHVNTEEHPTTTAARDRLFKDLLIDPISLNFGFVGLAVAIGWLILQVLGFVESITWGSGDGLKLIAFVPLFPMALIGGILVQLLLVKTNRSYMVSRPLMERIGGLALDVTIVTALASISLTALGANLVPLLILAVGGIVWNVCVYVFLAPRLIPFFPNERGLGDLGQSMGVTATGILLLRMVDPDNRTGAFECFAYKQLLFEPILGGGLFTAAAPALIARYGSIPMLLFTSVILAFWLIFGFWNCKQLRKSNG from the coding sequence ATGTTCCAACTTATAGATGTATTCTGGGCTTATACTCTAATTGCTATTTTAATTCTTGTCGGACGTTTTATCAGACAGCGTGTAGGTATATTGAAATCTTTGTTCATACCTAGTTCGGTTGTTGCGGGTGTAGTTGCTTTATTATTGGGACCAAGTGCTTTAGGTGCTGTTATCAAAAATACCGTTGCTGCCGATTCGACTTTGGTAAACGGGATTTTCCCCGAAGCTATTTTAACAGTATGGTCAAAGTCTCCTGGAATTTTTATTAATATTGTATTTGCTACTTTATTTCTGGGACAAATAATTCCCGGTTGGCGGACTATTTGGCAGCAAGCTTCACCTCAAGCGGCTTTTGGTCAAATATTAGGGTGGGGACAATACGTTATAGGTTTGATACTAGGAATTACAGTATTAACTCCTATTTTTCAATTACCTCCCATCGCAGCTTCTTTAATTGAAGTTGCTTTTGAAGGGGGACACGGTACATCGGCGGGGATGGCTGATACTTTTCAAGAATTGGGTTTTCCGGAAGCTGCGGATCTATCTTTAACTTTAGCAACTATCGGGCTGGTTTCTGGGATTATCATTGGTACCTGGTTGATAGATTGGGGAAGACGCACCGGAAGAATTCAATTACAGCCTCACGATGATATTAGTTCGGAAATTGACCAAAATAGCATTCATGTAAATACGGAAGAACATCCAACCACTACAGCAGCTAGAGATAGATTATTTAAAGATTTACTAATTGACCCGATATCGCTAAACTTTGGTTTTGTAGGATTAGCTGTTGCAATTGGTTGGTTAATTTTACAAGTTTTAGGATTTGTAGAATCAATTACCTGGGGAAGTGGAGACGGATTAAAGTTAATTGCTTTTGTACCTTTGTTTCCAATGGCTTTAATTGGGGGAATTTTGGTGCAGTTGCTGTTAGTTAAGACAAATCGCAGCTATATGGTTAGCCGCCCTTTAATGGAGCGGATTGGCGGCTTGGCTTTGGATGTGACTATTGTCACGGCACTGGCTAGCATTTCTCTTACGGCTTTGGGTGCAAATTTAGTTCCTTTATTAATTTTGGCTGTTGGCGGTATCGTTTGGAATGTTTGCGTATACGTGTTTTTAGCGCCGCGCTTAATTCCTTTTTTCCCGAATGAAAGGGGTTTGGGCGATTTAGGGCAATCGATGGGAGTTACCGCTACTGGTATCTTATTGTTGCGGATGGTCGATCCCGATAACCGTACAGGTGCTTTTGAATGTTTTGCTTATAAGCAGTTATTATTTGAACCAATTTTAGGAGGAGGGTTATTTACTGCTGCTGCTCCTGCTTTAATTGCTAGATATGGTTCAATTCCGATGTTGTTATTTACATCTGTAATTTTGGCTTTCTGGTTAATATTTGGGTTTTGGAATTGCAAGCAGTTGAGGAAGAGTAATGGGTAA
- a CDS encoding ABC transporter substrate-binding protein — translation MNKLVVLNIDEGSFEQGFPVRLGIGEDGRIHFRNRVTLPPAPEIPRLYQEWQDKYRDLGENIRQIDVPSAQVTRVSIIEDENQARNIFENYLNEWLSQLSWRELRVSIEEKTQPDEFIRVIIDTHNIYLKKLPWHLWQLFDNRPHAEFALSADYAPPTEPLKRPVKILAIFGDSEGLDLTSDRELIATLSRRGAKVTWLEQPQRSELSESLWKQHWDILFFAGHSSSGEECKTGQIQINNSESISLNRLRNTLRTAVRNGLKLAIFNSCDGLGLADELRGIGVPQMIVMREPVPDEVARQFLKYFLEDFSQGHSLYVAVRNARQRLEWMEDNFPCASWLPVICQNPAARPLLWAESSIKNVKKIVVGGVAIALIFAGNYIRESLSQANNNISSQTISATSKTNTNSGIKSLETLQDLGDNFSWGEKILIRLDSIPTPHKDSGVGAFANKNFIEAAKHFKKSLNEKPNDPETLIYLNNAVTEQLSRINLLPIPNSLKSNLNTCEPSNNTNNNPSNKILKIAVPVPISAESHIARDLLRGVAQAQNEINCKGGINGRLLQVMIVDDKDNKSVVENVAQKLVKNQEILAVAGHYSSSSTLQAGKIYDGKIVAVSPTSNALRKSEINQKGFDFSEWVFRVPPTAVEELVDYMVDVKGYRKAAIVYVNREWSKSTYDKFKNDLESKGGEVVSKCELNGNFRARKCLYSAIDKKAEVMLFLPEINQNTIDKALELFYLNNNNPNKLFLLGGTTIYSDKILKKSAENVVAGFYWHRNEINPGKFERDASTLWKAEINGRAAMSYDATMVIVEGLKRMGNNPTRQRLKQVLSQPDFFAPGAAGKVEFENGDRKITRENESEIGVLVQVKCDAKTPDNCKFVRVPQQ, via the coding sequence ATGAACAAGTTGGTTGTACTGAATATTGACGAAGGTAGTTTTGAGCAAGGTTTTCCTGTAAGACTCGGAATAGGCGAAGACGGACGCATACATTTTAGAAATCGAGTTACTCTTCCTCCCGCACCGGAAATCCCTCGCTTGTACCAAGAATGGCAAGATAAATACCGAGATTTGGGTGAAAATATTAGACAAATCGATGTTCCTTCCGCTCAAGTGACTCGTGTTTCGATAATCGAAGATGAAAATCAAGCTAGGAATATATTTGAGAACTATTTAAATGAGTGGTTATCTCAACTTTCCTGGAGAGAATTAAGAGTCAGTATAGAAGAAAAAACGCAGCCAGATGAATTTATTAGAGTAATTATTGATACTCATAATATTTATCTAAAAAAGCTTCCTTGGCACTTATGGCAATTATTTGATAACCGTCCTCATGCTGAATTTGCCTTAAGTGCCGATTATGCACCCCCTACAGAACCTTTAAAGCGTCCCGTTAAAATTTTGGCTATTTTCGGGGACAGTGAAGGATTAGATTTGACTTCAGATAGAGAATTAATTGCCACATTAAGCCGTCGGGGAGCCAAAGTTACTTGGTTGGAACAGCCCCAACGAAGTGAATTAAGTGAAAGTTTGTGGAAACAACATTGGGATATTTTATTTTTTGCGGGACATAGTTCTTCTGGAGAAGAATGTAAAACCGGGCAAATTCAAATAAACAACAGCGAGAGCATTTCGCTCAATAGGTTAAGAAATACTTTAAGAACTGCCGTTAGAAATGGTTTAAAATTAGCAATTTTTAATTCTTGCGATGGCTTGGGTTTAGCCGATGAATTGCGGGGTATAGGAGTTCCGCAAATGATTGTTATGCGCGAGCCGGTACCTGATGAGGTAGCAAGACAATTTTTAAAATACTTTTTAGAAGATTTTTCTCAAGGGCATTCTTTATATGTAGCCGTAAGAAATGCCCGTCAGCGTCTCGAATGGATGGAAGATAATTTCCCCTGTGCTTCTTGGTTGCCTGTAATTTGTCAAAATCCGGCAGCACGTCCTTTGCTGTGGGCTGAATCTTCGATAAAAAATGTTAAAAAAATCGTTGTAGGTGGAGTTGCAATCGCGCTTATTTTTGCTGGTAATTACATTCGTGAAAGTCTTTCGCAAGCTAATAATAATATCTCTTCACAAACAATATCAGCTACTAGTAAAACAAATACAAACTCAGGCATAAAATCTTTAGAAACTCTACAAGACTTAGGTGATAACTTTAGTTGGGGAGAAAAAATATTAATTCGTCTCGATTCTATTCCCACTCCTCATAAAGATTCTGGGGTTGGAGCTTTTGCAAATAAAAATTTTATTGAAGCGGCTAAACATTTCAAGAAGTCTTTAAATGAAAAACCTAACGACCCAGAAACATTAATTTATTTAAATAATGCAGTTACAGAGCAGTTATCTAGAATTAATCTTCTTCCCATTCCCAACAGTTTAAAATCAAATTTGAATACTTGTGAGCCGTCAAATAATACCAATAATAATCCTAGTAATAAAATACTAAAAATAGCCGTTCCCGTTCCTATTAGTGCTGAATCTCATATTGCTAGGGATTTATTGCGAGGAGTAGCCCAAGCTCAAAATGAAATTAACTGTAAAGGTGGAATTAATGGCAGATTATTGCAGGTAATGATAGTTGATGATAAAGACAACAAATCTGTCGTTGAGAATGTTGCCCAAAAATTGGTGAAAAACCAAGAGATTTTAGCAGTAGCAGGTCATTATTCTAGCAGTTCAACTCTACAAGCAGGTAAAATATACGACGGTAAAATTGTAGCTGTTTCTCCTACTAGTAACGCTTTAAGAAAATCAGAAATTAATCAAAAAGGATTTGATTTTAGCGAATGGGTATTTCGCGTACCTCCAACAGCTGTTGAAGAGTTAGTTGACTATATGGTTGATGTTAAAGGTTACAGAAAAGCCGCCATAGTTTACGTCAATCGCGAATGGAGTAAGTCTACCTACGATAAATTTAAAAATGATTTAGAATCAAAAGGCGGTGAAGTTGTTTCTAAATGCGAACTTAACGGTAACTTTAGAGCCAGAAAATGTTTATATTCTGCCATCGATAAGAAAGCGGAAGTAATGCTTTTTTTACCTGAAATTAATCAAAATACTATCGATAAGGCTTTAGAACTGTTTTACCTCAATAACAACAATCCGAATAAATTATTTTTGTTAGGTGGTACGACGATATACAGCGATAAAATTCTGAAAAAATCTGCTGAAAATGTTGTTGCTGGTTTTTACTGGCATAGAAACGAAATTAATCCCGGTAAATTTGAAAGAGATGCTTCAACACTTTGGAAAGCCGAAATTAATGGACGTGCTGCTATGTCATACGATGCAACTATGGTAATTGTTGAAGGTTTGAAACGTATGGGCAACAATCCAACTCGCCAAAGATTGAAACAAGTTTTATCCCAACCCGATTTCTTTGCTCCGGGTGCAGCAGGAAAAGTAGAATTTGAAAACGGCGATCGCAAGATTACCCGCGAAAACGAGTCTGAAATCGGGGTTTTAGTTCAAGTAAAATGCGACGCGAAGACACCAGATAATTGTAAATTCGTTAGAGTTCCCCAGCAGTAA
- a CDS encoding DUF1822 family protein, with protein MNISTQQLTISIPITESNRKKAKQFAGEQSDSEKSLQVYHNTLAVLATNNYLQMLDVSTSLQQSHSWNAVARVSTNIADLNLPGKGHLECRPILDSEDTCYFPKDIWNNRIGYVVVQLDQSYKRATLLGFVPQVSSTKLDIKQLQSLDDLFVALHSNDHLVQLSQWLENIVDEGWKSIEAIIGRQAINPMFVFADISSNNDNYQKIEDAVEQLYVTQNEINKVDLDSEKALIHLVKNTSNEEIRWKAAELLWEINPENPNGAIRKAVDLGMHFGENAIALMVAILPKPDGSMAILVRVYPGYDTNYLPQALQLSGLDATGNSFFTVTSRNKDNYIQFKFTAELGDKFNIKLALDNASITESFVI; from the coding sequence ATGAATATCTCGACACAGCAGCTAACTATTTCCATTCCTATTACAGAATCAAATAGAAAAAAAGCAAAGCAATTTGCTGGAGAACAATCCGATTCGGAAAAATCTTTGCAAGTTTACCATAATACTTTAGCTGTATTGGCAACTAACAACTATTTACAAATGTTGGATGTATCGACTTCATTACAACAAAGTCATAGTTGGAATGCTGTTGCGAGAGTAAGTACCAATATTGCTGACTTAAACTTGCCGGGAAAAGGACATTTAGAATGTCGTCCGATATTAGATTCTGAAGATACTTGTTATTTTCCTAAAGATATTTGGAATAATCGCATTGGTTATGTTGTGGTACAGCTCGATCAATCTTATAAGCGGGCAACCTTATTGGGGTTTGTACCACAAGTCAGCAGCACAAAACTCGATATTAAACAATTGCAATCCTTAGATGATTTATTTGTAGCGCTGCATTCTAACGATCATCTGGTTCAGCTAAGTCAATGGTTAGAAAATATTGTTGATGAAGGCTGGAAAAGTATTGAAGCAATCATCGGTAGACAAGCAATCAATCCTATGTTTGTGTTTGCGGATATTTCTTCTAATAATGATAATTATCAAAAAATTGAAGATGCAGTGGAGCAGTTGTACGTTACTCAAAATGAGATAAATAAAGTTGATTTAGATTCCGAAAAAGCTTTAATTCACCTAGTAAAAAATACCTCTAACGAAGAAATTCGCTGGAAAGCCGCCGAGCTACTTTGGGAAATCAATCCAGAAAACCCCAATGGTGCTATTAGAAAAGCTGTGGATTTGGGAATGCATTTCGGTGAGAATGCTATTGCTTTAATGGTAGCAATTTTACCCAAGCCAGATGGAAGCATGGCAATTCTAGTTAGAGTTTATCCCGGTTATGACACAAATTATCTTCCTCAAGCATTGCAGTTAAGTGGATTAGACGCAACAGGAAACTCGTTTTTTACAGTTACTTCTAGAAACAAAGATAATTACATTCAGTTTAAATTTACTGCCGAGTTAGGTGATAAATTTAACATTAAACTAGCTTTGGATAATGCTAGTATTACAGAAAGTTTTGTGATTTAG
- a CDS encoding sigma-70 family RNA polymerase sigma factor yields MAYSESLNEHLNQLATEVSGHPRGSLKRQQLLNKLIFQMQKSGKIWLGGDIIPEYYEDALQKTWFWFCKNIHKYDPSQANVITWFNAYLKFRILDIHREIAEENNSRVHKSEDNELNFKDPVDNIPAADKPQPILEETLEWIETQGSELRRLHVRSSPHINCQELFKHKLPPNEKTWRELAEKFGKRESTLNHFYNHKCLPCLLAFGRAQGYIDT; encoded by the coding sequence ATGGCATATTCTGAGAGTTTAAACGAGCATCTTAATCAATTAGCGACAGAAGTTTCTGGGCATCCTCGCGGTAGTTTGAAGCGGCAGCAGTTGTTAAACAAACTGATTTTTCAGATGCAGAAGTCGGGAAAAATTTGGTTGGGTGGTGATATTATCCCCGAATATTATGAAGATGCGTTGCAGAAAACTTGGTTTTGGTTTTGTAAAAATATTCACAAATACGATCCATCTCAAGCGAATGTAATTACCTGGTTCAACGCTTATCTAAAATTTAGAATTTTGGATATTCATCGAGAAATAGCTGAAGAAAATAATAGCAGGGTACATAAGTCAGAAGATAACGAATTAAACTTTAAAGATCCGGTAGATAATATACCTGCTGCTGACAAACCGCAACCCATTTTAGAAGAAACTTTAGAATGGATTGAAACCCAGGGTAGTGAATTACGCCGTCTGCACGTGCGCTCATCCCCGCATATTAACTGTCAGGAATTGTTTAAACATAAATTACCACCGAATGAAAAAACTTGGCGGGAATTAGCCGAAAAGTTTGGTAAGAGAGAAAGCACTCTCAATCATTTCTACAACCACAAATGTCTTCCTTGTCTGTTAGCTTTCGGCAGAGCGCAAGGATATATAGACACTTAG